A genomic window from Pantoea alhagi includes:
- a CDS encoding DUF3289 family protein encodes MEALTFPCSLFKTQKKMDDYDASDMRCGDLTETQLKREFQLVDVSTRVDPYTLTTLSPFSLPQSMFQGSHRPGQKIMPQACARILFAEFRHLAQAFALFGPYRRVIDEMITHMEGNSGFPFESVYLNCALKQHIVNDNDIENSTFLKIQDALSKHIDWENGCFPSELKYKLEESIQRGRLPKFDRLQDSFNGLGIAVHDTWATHITLTSLHIGEKSYRARVHYRVQDHFGLDCEDIQNILFSNFRLFRIWFVLQRYHRFGFKPFITNINADIEITGERNDNK; translated from the coding sequence ATGGAGGCATTAACCTTTCCCTGCAGTCTGTTTAAAACCCAAAAAAAAATGGATGACTATGACGCCAGCGATATGCGCTGCGGTGATTTAACGGAAACGCAATTAAAAAGAGAATTCCAGCTGGTAGATGTTTCTACCCGGGTGGATCCTTATACGCTGACAACGCTTAGCCCTTTCAGTTTGCCGCAGTCAATGTTTCAAGGTTCCCACCGGCCGGGACAAAAAATCATGCCGCAGGCGTGTGCCCGCATCCTGTTTGCTGAGTTCCGCCATCTTGCGCAGGCCTTTGCGCTTTTCGGCCCCTACAGACGGGTGATCGATGAGATGATAACGCATATGGAGGGTAACAGCGGTTTTCCATTCGAAAGCGTTTATCTTAACTGCGCGTTAAAACAGCATATTGTGAATGATAATGATATTGAAAACAGTACCTTTTTAAAAATACAGGATGCCCTGTCTAAACATATTGACTGGGAAAACGGCTGCTTTCCCTCGGAACTTAAATACAAACTTGAAGAGAGCATTCAGAGAGGGCGCCTGCCTAAGTTTGACAGATTACAGGACAGCTTCAACGGGCTGGGCATTGCCGTTCATGACACCTGGGCCACCCATATCACGCTAACATCCTTACATATTGGGGAAAAGAGCTACCGTGCGAGGGTGCATTATCGGGTGCAAGATCACTTTGGCCTGGACTGTGAGGATATACAAAATATTCTGTTTAGCAATTTCCGACTGTTCCGCATCTGGTTTGTGCTGCAGCGCTATCATCGTTTTGGCTTTAAACCCTTTATAACTAATATTAACGCCGACATTGAAATTACCGGAGAGCGTAATGACAATAAATAA
- the tpx gene encoding thiol peroxidase, which produces MSQTVHFQGNPVSVAGQLPQAGEKAKPFTLVAKNLADVSLSEYAGKRKVLNIFPSIDTGVCAASVRKFNQLAGDMENAVVLCISADLPFAQSRFCGSDGLSNVVTLSTLRGGNFKDDYGVAIADGPLQGLTARAVVVLDENDTVLYSQLVNEITTEPDYDAALAALK; this is translated from the coding sequence ATGTCTCAGACCGTTCATTTTCAGGGTAATCCGGTTAGCGTAGCAGGCCAACTGCCGCAGGCTGGCGAAAAAGCGAAACCCTTTACGCTGGTTGCTAAAAACCTGGCTGACGTTTCCCTTTCTGAGTACGCCGGCAAACGTAAAGTGCTGAACATTTTCCCCAGTATCGATACCGGCGTTTGTGCCGCATCGGTGCGTAAGTTTAATCAGCTGGCGGGCGACATGGAGAATGCCGTTGTTCTCTGTATTTCTGCCGATCTGCCTTTTGCCCAGTCACGCTTCTGCGGCTCCGATGGCCTGTCAAACGTGGTAACCCTCTCCACCCTGCGCGGCGGTAACTTTAAAGATGACTACGGCGTAGCGATTGCTGATGGTCCGCTGCAGGGCCTGACGGCGCGTGCGGTTGTGGTATTAGATGAGAACGATACGGTGCTTTACAGCCAGCTGGTAAATGAAATTACCACCGAGCCAGATTATGATGCTGCGCTGGCCGCGCTGAAATAA